The following proteins are co-located in the Micromonospora viridifaciens genome:
- a CDS encoding nuclear transport factor 2 family protein codes for MDETAKTRRIATEYVDRLEQRDWPRLTALLAEDVVYEMPQTRERIAGRSAFLQFNIEYPGDWHLHVRRVVADGSLAALWLDVRVAAERQDACVWLEVSDQGLITRVTDYWPEPYEPPAGREHLAERW; via the coding sequence ATGGATGAGACAGCCAAGACGCGGCGGATAGCGACGGAGTACGTCGACCGCCTCGAGCAACGTGACTGGCCACGGCTGACCGCCCTGCTGGCCGAGGATGTCGTCTATGAGATGCCACAGACGCGGGAGCGGATCGCCGGCCGGTCCGCCTTCCTTCAGTTCAACATCGAATACCCGGGTGACTGGCATCTCCACGTGCGTCGCGTGGTTGCCGACGGCTCCCTTGCCGCCCTGTGGCTCGATGTTCGGGTGGCCGCGGAGCGGCAGGACGCCTGCGTCTGGCTTGAGGTGTCCGACCAGGGGCTGATCACCCGGGTCACCGACTACTGGCCCGAGCCCTACGAGCCGCCGGCAGGACGGGAACATCTCGCGGAACGTTGGTAG